One genomic window of Candidatus Marimicrobium litorale includes the following:
- a CDS encoding UDP-glucuronic acid decarboxylase family protein yields the protein MHLRKRVLVTGGAGFLGSHLCQRLVERGDDVLCADNFFTGTKDNIIDLTDKPNFELMRHDVTFPLYVEVDEIYNLACPASPVHYQHDPVQTTKTSVHGAINMLGLAKRTGAKIFQASTSEVYGDPQIHPQPESYWGHVNPVGERSCYDEGKRCAETLFFDYHRQHGLNIKVARIFNTYGPKMHPNDGRVVSNFIMQALRGDAITIFGDGDQSRSFCYVDDLIDGFLALMDTDDAVTGPVNLGNPNEFTILELAEKVIALTGSKSELVNNPLPSDDPLQRQPNIDAAKALLGWEPGIQLEEGLKSTIDYFSRML from the coding sequence ATGCATTTGAGAAAGCGAGTTTTGGTAACAGGTGGGGCGGGTTTTCTGGGTTCGCACCTGTGCCAGCGATTGGTTGAGCGGGGCGACGACGTATTGTGTGCGGATAACTTTTTCACCGGTACCAAGGACAATATTATCGACTTGACGGACAAGCCGAATTTTGAGTTGATGCGTCATGATGTGACATTTCCCCTCTACGTAGAAGTAGACGAAATTTATAATCTCGCTTGTCCCGCTTCACCGGTGCATTATCAGCACGATCCGGTGCAGACCACAAAGACCAGTGTCCATGGCGCGATCAATATGCTGGGTCTTGCCAAGCGCACAGGCGCAAAGATATTTCAGGCCTCAACCAGTGAGGTTTATGGCGATCCTCAGATACACCCTCAACCTGAAAGCTACTGGGGTCATGTCAATCCAGTAGGTGAACGCTCCTGTTACGACGAGGGCAAGCGCTGTGCTGAGACGCTCTTTTTTGACTATCACAGACAGCATGGTCTGAATATCAAAGTAGCCAGAATATTCAACACCTACGGGCCCAAAATGCATCCCAACGATGGCCGGGTGGTGTCGAATTTTATTATGCAGGCCCTCAGAGGAGATGCGATCACGATCTTTGGTGACGGCGATCAATCGCGGTCTTTTTGCTATGTTGACGATCTGATTGATGGTTTCCTTGCCTTGATGGATACCGATGACGCAGTGACCGGCCCCGTGAACCTTGGTAACCCGAATGAGTTCACGATTCTGGAGTTAGCGGAAAAAGTGATTGCCCTAACAGGTTCGAAATCTGAATTGGTCAACAATCCCCTGCCCAGCGATGATCCCCTGCAGCGCCAACCCAATATTGACGCGGCAAAGGCTTTGCTGGGCTGGGAACCCGGAATTCAGCTTGAGGAAGGGCTGAAAAGTACAATTGACTATTTTTCACGCATGCTCTGA